From the genome of Argentina anserina chromosome 4, drPotAnse1.1, whole genome shotgun sequence, one region includes:
- the LOC126790664 gene encoding anthranilate synthase beta subunit 1, chloroplastic-like: MAAAVSSELSLTQSKLLSFSPRPLQIARPTLVSLPTSKLQSGLKLQNGFAAKASMHVTETNLKPSVSEKKANSPIIVIDNYDSFTYNLCQYMGELGCLFEVYRNDELTVEALKKKNPRGILISPGPGAPQDSGISLQTVLELGPIVPLFGVCMGLQCIGEAFGGKIVRSPYGVMHGKSSPVYYNEKEEDSLFAGLSNPFTAGRYHSLVIEKDSFPSEELEITAWTEDGLIMAARHKKYRYLQGVQFHPESIITLEGKTIVRNFVKLIEKSESATEN; the protein is encoded by the exons ATGGCTGCCGCTGTGTCATCTGAGCTCTCTCTCACACAATCCAAGCTCCTATCTTTCTCACCCAGACCCCTTCAAATCGCTCGTCCGACTTTGGTCTCTCTCCCCACCTCGA AACTGCAATCTGGTCTCAAACTGCAAAATGGGTTCGCTGCCAAAGCTTCCATGCATGTCACAGAGACCAATTTGAAGCCTTCAGTTTCTGAAAAGAAGGCCAACAGCCCCATCATTGTCATCGACAACTATGACAGCTTCACCTACAATCTCTGTCAG TATATGGGAGAGCTCGGATGTCTTTTTGAAGTGTATCGTAACGATGAACTAACTGTTGAGGCATTGAAAAA GAAAAACCCCAGAGGCATCTTAATTTCACCTGGGCCAG GTGCACCCCAAGATTCTGGAATATCGTTGCAAACTGTGTTGGAGTTAGGACCCATTGTCCCCTTATTTGGTGTGTGTATGGGTCTACAGTGCATTGGGGAGGCTTTTGGAG GGAAGATTGTTCGTTCTCCTTATGGTGTTATGCATGGCAAAAGCTCCCCCGTTTATTATAATGAGAAGGAGGAAGACAGCTTGTTTGCTGGACTATCAAA CCCTTTCACTGCTGGCAGGTATCACAGTCTTGTTATAGAAAAAGACAGTTTTCCTAGTGAAGAACTTGAGATTACCGCCTGGACTGAGGACGGGCTGATAATGGCTGCTCGTCATAAGAAATATAGGTACCTTCAG GGAGTTCAGTTCCATCCTGAAAGTATCATAACTTTAGAAGGGAAAACCATTGTCCGCAACTTTGTCAAACTAATTGAGAAAAGCGAGTCTGCAACTGAGAATTAG